A genomic segment from Verrucomicrobiota bacterium encodes:
- a CDS encoding M48 family metallopeptidase codes for MHPTSLASLIVLVLIATRWAAQFWLERLNQSHVLKHAGAVPEAFSGRLDAATYSRSVEYTLAKSRLNQVEEAYGALILLGVLFSGCLPWVFQFFVHTFGTSVWAMAGFVFAAGVALSLTSLPFDWYAQFHLEARFGFNTTTPKLWWSDRAKGLLLALVLGVPLLALILKLVEWAGTAWWVWAWASVLGFQLLMIVLAPSVILPLFNKFSPLSAGSLRDRLHALAERARFRVAGIQVMDGSKRSRHSNAFFTAFGRFRKIVLFDTLIQELTEPELESVLAHEIGHWKRRHVPKMLAFSAVALLLGFYALAWLAEQAWFYAVFGFQPGSLAPALLLFALLSGLLTFWFSPLANVISRRHEYQADAYAAAAMGGPEFLVGALRRLTEKNLSNLTPHPLYSRFFYSHPTLLEREAALSRQAVDNAPRA; via the coding sequence ATGCATCCGACATCGTTGGCGAGCTTGATCGTCTTGGTCCTGATCGCGACCCGGTGGGCCGCGCAGTTCTGGCTGGAACGCCTGAATCAGAGCCACGTGCTGAAGCATGCCGGCGCCGTCCCGGAAGCCTTCAGCGGCCGTCTCGATGCAGCGACCTACTCCAGGTCCGTCGAGTACACGCTCGCCAAGAGCCGGCTCAACCAGGTGGAAGAAGCGTACGGCGCGCTGATTCTTCTCGGCGTGCTGTTCAGCGGATGCCTGCCCTGGGTATTCCAATTCTTCGTCCATACCTTTGGGACCTCAGTTTGGGCGATGGCGGGATTCGTTTTTGCGGCGGGTGTGGCGCTGAGTCTGACCAGTTTGCCGTTCGACTGGTATGCGCAGTTCCATCTCGAAGCGCGCTTCGGGTTCAACACCACGACTCCAAAACTCTGGTGGTCGGACCGCGCGAAAGGGTTGCTGCTCGCGCTCGTTCTCGGTGTTCCATTGCTTGCTCTGATTTTGAAGTTGGTCGAGTGGGCGGGGACGGCGTGGTGGGTGTGGGCCTGGGCGAGCGTGCTCGGCTTTCAACTGCTCATGATCGTGCTGGCTCCGAGCGTCATTCTGCCGTTGTTCAACAAATTCTCGCCGCTTTCGGCAGGCAGCTTGCGCGACCGTCTGCACGCGCTGGCCGAACGCGCTCGGTTCCGCGTCGCCGGCATCCAGGTCATGGATGGCAGCAAACGCTCCCGCCACTCGAACGCGTTCTTCACCGCGTTCGGCCGCTTCCGAAAAATCGTTCTGTTTGACACGCTGATCCAGGAATTGACCGAGCCGGAACTGGAGAGCGTGCTGGCCCACGAGATCGGTCACTGGAAAAGGCGGCACGTCCCGAAGATGCTGGCCTTCAGCGCGGTCGCGCTTTTACTCGGTTTTTACGCTCTCGCGTGGCTGGCGGAGCAAGCGTGGTTTTACGCTGTATTCGGTTTTCAGCCCGGCAGCCTGGCGCCGGCTCTGCTCCTGTTCGCGTTGTTGAGCGGGCTGCTCACCTTTTGGTTTTCGCCCCTGGCCAACGTCATTTCGCGTCGCCACGAATACCAGGCGGATGCCTACGCCGCCGCCGCCATGGGCGGTCCGGAGTTTCTCGTGGGCGCGCTGCGGAGGCTCACGGAGAAAAACCTGAGCAATCTGACGCCGCACCCGCTCTACAGCCGGTTCTTCTATTCGCATCCGACGTTGCTCGAGCGCGAAGCGGCGTTGTCACGTCAGGCCGTCGATAACGCTCCAAGAGCTTAG
- the ispD gene encoding 2-C-methyl-D-erythritol 4-phosphate cytidylyltransferase — protein MISAILVAAGQSTRMGAGVDKLFLEVAGCPLVAHTWQRLDSNPDLNEIIVVVRDGMQRAFQELAGQCGFKKRFQLVAGGKERQDSVWNGLQAVSSDAEIVVIQDAARPCTSPQLIADTIQAAREVGAAVAAQRVTDTIKESAGGTTIQRTVDRARLWAVQTPQTFRAEVIRRALAAVRQKGLLITDDTAACELIGQPVKLIESAAPNPKVTSPADLPLVELLL, from the coding sequence ATGATCTCCGCCATTCTCGTCGCGGCCGGCCAGAGCACCCGCATGGGCGCGGGTGTGGACAAGCTCTTCCTGGAAGTGGCCGGATGCCCTCTCGTGGCGCACACCTGGCAACGCCTTGATTCCAACCCGGACCTCAACGAGATCATCGTGGTCGTTCGCGATGGGATGCAACGCGCCTTTCAAGAGCTGGCCGGTCAATGCGGATTCAAGAAACGATTCCAGTTGGTCGCCGGCGGCAAGGAACGCCAGGATTCAGTCTGGAACGGCTTGCAGGCAGTTTCCTCCGACGCAGAAATCGTCGTGATCCAGGACGCCGCCCGGCCTTGCACGTCGCCCCAACTGATCGCGGACACGATCCAGGCCGCTCGCGAAGTCGGCGCCGCGGTCGCGGCCCAGCGCGTCACCGACACGATCAAGGAATCCGCCGGCGGCACGACGATCCAGCGCACCGTTGACCGCGCCCGCCTCTGGGCCGTTCAAACCCCGCAAACGTTCCGTGCCGAAGTGATCCGCCGCGCCCTGGCAGCCGTGCGGCAGAAAGGCCTTCTGATTACCGACGACACGGCGGCTTGCGAATTGATCGGGCAACCGGTCAAGCTGATTGAAAGCGCCGCGCCCAACCCGAAGGTCACGTCGCCTGCGGACTTGCCGTTGGTCGAGCTGCTTCTCTGA
- the recJ gene encoding single-stranded-DNA-specific exonuclease RecJ, with product MKHRWTLAPPQAALAEVLVRALSISPLLAQCLLNRGLSAPEPSRLFLQPRLKNLSDPFLLPDMDRAVDRLARARENNEPVVIFGDYDVDGVTSAALLLEVLEKLGWQVHCYLPHRLEEGYGLSQDAVENCLAKFPTSLLLAVDCGSTAMAPIAWLRDRGIDVVVLDHHQISHPPPAARALVNPQVPSNHESDFTELCSVGIAFKLAHALVKRGRILGWPAAAEFDLRPLLDLVALGTIADIVPLTGENRILVSAGLERLNRTQRPGLQALRDVAQIRAPIGVYEVGFQLAPRLNAAGRLENALQALELLRACDASLAPNLARELDAQNRERQKIERGIFEEVVGAVRARFNPQTDYVVVEGGLLWHVGVVGIVASRVLREFYRPTIIVGGEGDEWRGSGRSIEGFDLAAALRECDDLLVRHGGHAMAAGLTIHPDKVDALRRRLNELAQRTLNPGLLQPALRLDAEVALADVTLDRLAELEQLEPFGQGNPPIQFVARRLTQQRPSQRVGKEQQHLKMWVTDGTAVQEAVCWNCAKSSEPAGRFDLVFVPQINDFNGRSTVQLKMLDWAPVDGLDYSGGNT from the coding sequence ATGAAGCACCGCTGGACATTGGCGCCGCCTCAAGCCGCCCTTGCCGAGGTGCTGGTCCGGGCCTTGTCCATCTCACCCCTGCTGGCCCAATGCCTCTTGAACCGCGGCCTGAGCGCGCCCGAACCTTCCCGGCTTTTCCTTCAGCCGCGCCTCAAGAACTTGTCGGATCCATTTCTTTTGCCGGACATGGACCGTGCGGTCGATCGATTGGCGCGCGCCAGAGAGAACAACGAACCGGTCGTTATCTTCGGCGACTACGATGTGGATGGCGTCACTTCAGCCGCGCTGCTCCTGGAAGTTCTGGAGAAACTCGGCTGGCAGGTCCACTGTTATCTCCCGCACCGATTGGAGGAGGGTTACGGATTGAGCCAGGACGCCGTGGAGAATTGCCTGGCGAAATTCCCGACGTCGCTTTTGCTCGCAGTGGATTGCGGTTCCACCGCCATGGCGCCTATCGCGTGGCTGCGCGACCGAGGCATCGATGTCGTGGTGCTGGATCACCACCAAATCTCCCATCCGCCGCCCGCCGCCCGCGCGCTCGTCAATCCGCAGGTCCCGTCGAACCACGAATCGGATTTCACCGAACTTTGCTCGGTGGGGATCGCGTTCAAACTGGCGCACGCTCTGGTAAAACGCGGGCGGATCTTGGGTTGGCCCGCCGCAGCAGAATTCGATCTGCGCCCCTTGCTGGACTTGGTTGCGCTCGGAACCATCGCGGATATCGTGCCCTTGACCGGTGAAAATCGAATCCTGGTCTCCGCCGGACTCGAACGGCTCAATCGCACTCAACGGCCGGGTTTGCAGGCTTTGCGCGATGTCGCCCAGATCCGGGCGCCCATCGGCGTGTATGAAGTCGGCTTCCAACTGGCGCCTCGGCTGAACGCCGCCGGCCGGCTGGAAAATGCGCTTCAAGCTCTGGAACTCCTCCGCGCCTGCGACGCCAGCCTTGCCCCGAATTTGGCCCGTGAACTGGACGCCCAGAACCGCGAGCGCCAGAAGATCGAACGCGGCATTTTCGAGGAAGTGGTCGGCGCCGTTCGCGCCCGGTTCAATCCCCAGACAGATTACGTCGTGGTTGAAGGCGGATTGCTCTGGCACGTCGGCGTCGTGGGCATCGTCGCTTCCCGGGTGCTCCGCGAATTCTATCGGCCCACGATCATCGTCGGCGGCGAAGGGGACGAATGGCGCGGCTCCGGACGGAGCATCGAAGGGTTCGATCTCGCCGCGGCGTTGCGCGAATGCGACGATTTGTTGGTCCGGCACGGAGGCCACGCCATGGCCGCCGGACTGACCATTCATCCCGACAAAGTCGATGCCTTGCGCCGCCGGCTAAACGAGTTGGCTCAACGCACTCTGAATCCCGGCCTGTTGCAGCCGGCGCTACGCCTGGATGCGGAGGTTGCGCTTGCGGATGTGACCCTGGATCGCCTGGCGGAGTTGGAGCAACTGGAGCCCTTCGGCCAGGGTAATCCGCCGATTCAATTCGTCGCCCGCCGGCTCACCCAACAGCGCCCTTCCCAACGCGTGGGCAAAGAACAGCAGCATCTGAAAATGTGGGTCACGGACGGGACAGCCGTGCAGGAAGCCGTTTGCTGGAATTGCGCGAAAAGTTCCGAACCCGCCGGCCGATTCGATCTGGTGTTCGTGCCGCAGATCAACGATTTCAACGGCCGCTCCACTGTGCAACTGAAGATGCTGGATTGGGCCCCGGTTGATGGCTTGGATTACTCCGGTGGCAACACTTGA
- a CDS encoding TerC family protein — protein sequence MLALVEITAWHWTGFIVGVLIFVALDLFVFHRDTHAVTFKDAFFWTTVCFILAMFFGVALVPTRGKDEAMEFITGYIIELSLSMDNVFVIALIFAYFRVPAEYQHRVLFFGFIDALVMRGTIIAIGTKVVEKFHFILYILGAFLVYSGIKMIFAKEEGVHPERNPVIRLAQRWFPVTTHFDGAHFFTRLDGRRALTPLALVLLMVETTDLVFAVDSIPAIFGVTTKPFIIFTSNIFAILGLRSLYFVLVGALEYFRYLKAGLAIVLVFIGAKMVGEKVIHIATVWSLVIVAGIIIISIVASILRAKCEPHQQP from the coding sequence ATGCTTGCACTGGTCGAAATCACGGCGTGGCATTGGACGGGTTTTATCGTGGGGGTCCTGATCTTCGTCGCGCTCGATCTCTTCGTCTTTCATCGCGACACCCACGCAGTCACCTTTAAGGACGCGTTCTTCTGGACGACGGTTTGCTTCATCCTCGCGATGTTCTTCGGCGTCGCGCTGGTCCCGACGCGGGGCAAGGACGAAGCGATGGAATTCATCACCGGCTACATCATCGAGTTGTCGCTCTCGATGGACAATGTGTTTGTCATCGCCCTGATCTTCGCCTACTTCCGCGTGCCCGCCGAATACCAGCATCGCGTGCTGTTTTTCGGCTTCATCGACGCGCTCGTCATGCGCGGGACGATCATCGCGATCGGCACGAAGGTGGTGGAGAAATTCCATTTCATCCTCTACATCCTGGGCGCCTTTCTCGTTTACAGCGGGATCAAGATGATCTTTGCCAAAGAAGAAGGCGTTCACCCGGAGCGGAATCCGGTCATCCGGCTGGCGCAACGCTGGTTTCCGGTCACGACGCATTTTGACGGCGCCCATTTCTTCACCCGGCTCGACGGCCGCCGCGCCTTGACGCCGCTGGCGCTGGTGTTGCTCATGGTGGAGACGACGGATCTGGTGTTCGCGGTGGATTCGATCCCGGCCATTTTCGGAGTCACGACCAAGCCGTTCATCATTTTCACATCGAACATTTTCGCCATCCTGGGATTGCGTTCGCTCTACTTCGTGCTGGTCGGCGCCCTGGAGTATTTTCGCTATTTGAAAGCAGGCCTGGCCATTGTCCTGGTTTTCATTGGGGCCAAAATGGTGGGCGAAAAAGTCATTCACATCGCCACCGTGTGGTCTCTGGTGATCGTCGCCGGCATCATCATCATCTCGATTGTGGCGTCCATCCTCCGGGCCAAATGCGAGCCGCATCAACAACCGTGA
- the secD gene encoding protein translocase subunit SecD has product MSRNLLGRFLFLLFVLAWSLWETYPPQARNLIDVFNEQASNRDTNFTAIVQQAQKLQQANPQRTYANLVEAVGTNDLTRYFPGIKLKDEANPNRAILLQLQRSSAGRIKLGLDLQGGTSLLVALDTSKLNTNQLSQADQKELAISQALEVLRRRVDRLGVTEPILTPVDDDRIEIQLPGLSEAEKETARNTIKKVAFLEFRLVHERSSEQLASGLIDPGYEVKTIKQRTGRADQQEVQRYVVKRKAEQGLTGNYIVRAGVEPDPLTNEPHVTMKFNSEGAILFEKITTENVGRQLAIVLDGELYSAPVIRGPIGGGNAVIEGRFTVKEAYELAYVLENPLQVPVSILQEYSVEPSLGKDSIESGIRASLIGTILVSAFMLVYYLFAGLVANVALLLNVIILIGVMCSIDTTLTLPGIAGIVLTIGMAVDANVLIFERMREESAAGKSIRGALAAGYDKAFGTILDSNLTTLISAIILIALGSGPVKGFGVTLTIGIAVSMFTALVVTRLIFDWLLSKGWLKSVPMLQFVKQTHFDFLKWAKPAFIASWLLIAVGMGSGIYRGRDTLGVDFAGGDRVTLSFAQKIEVEQIRGALSKAGISESFIQYQKDLSGLEASEVVQITTPFGKGTNVVDALNQNFNDAKFVKKGDYNVGPTVGAKILQTALISTVLALFGILAYVAFRYEYSFALGAVFAIIHDVFMTTGWFCLTGREFSAPMVAAILTIIGFSINDTIVIFDRIREDLKLGIRGTFKDVINTAVNQTLSRTIITSGTVLLATLSLYIFGGPVINDFAFTFLVGILTGTYSTIYIASAFVLWWHKGERPTIGPGSQVALDDTTVTARA; this is encoded by the coding sequence ATGAGCCGAAATCTACTTGGAAGATTCCTGTTCCTCCTCTTCGTCCTCGCCTGGTCGTTGTGGGAGACTTATCCGCCGCAGGCCCGCAACCTGATCGACGTCTTCAACGAACAAGCCTCCAATCGCGACACCAATTTCACCGCCATCGTCCAGCAAGCGCAAAAGCTCCAGCAAGCCAACCCGCAGCGGACCTACGCGAATCTGGTGGAAGCCGTCGGCACGAACGATCTCACTCGTTATTTTCCGGGGATCAAGCTCAAGGACGAAGCGAATCCAAATCGCGCGATCCTGCTCCAGTTGCAGCGCAGCTCGGCCGGGCGGATCAAGCTGGGACTGGACTTGCAAGGCGGCACATCGCTCCTCGTCGCGCTGGACACGAGCAAATTGAACACGAACCAATTGAGCCAGGCGGATCAAAAAGAACTCGCGATTTCCCAGGCGCTCGAGGTCTTGCGCCGGCGGGTGGATCGGCTGGGTGTGACCGAACCCATCCTCACGCCCGTGGACGACGACCGGATCGAGATTCAGTTGCCGGGCCTGTCCGAAGCGGAAAAGGAAACGGCCCGCAACACCATCAAGAAAGTTGCCTTCCTCGAATTCCGGTTGGTGCATGAGCGCAGCTCCGAACAGCTTGCCTCTGGGTTGATTGATCCGGGGTATGAGGTGAAGACGATCAAACAGCGCACGGGACGCGCGGATCAGCAGGAGGTTCAACGCTACGTCGTCAAAAGGAAAGCCGAGCAAGGTTTGACCGGGAACTACATCGTCCGCGCCGGCGTGGAGCCGGACCCGCTCACGAACGAGCCTCACGTGACCATGAAGTTCAACAGCGAAGGCGCCATCTTGTTCGAGAAGATTACCACAGAAAATGTCGGCCGCCAGTTGGCCATCGTGCTCGATGGTGAACTTTACTCCGCTCCGGTGATTCGGGGTCCCATCGGCGGGGGCAATGCGGTCATTGAGGGCCGTTTCACGGTTAAGGAAGCTTACGAGCTGGCTTATGTCCTGGAGAATCCACTCCAGGTGCCCGTCAGCATCCTCCAGGAATACAGCGTCGAGCCGTCGCTGGGCAAAGACTCCATCGAGAGCGGGATTCGCGCTTCGCTGATCGGGACGATCCTGGTGTCGGCGTTCATGCTGGTCTATTACCTCTTTGCCGGCCTGGTCGCCAACGTCGCGCTCCTTCTGAACGTCATTATCCTGATTGGGGTCATGTGTTCGATCGACACAACCCTGACGCTGCCCGGCATTGCCGGCATCGTGCTCACCATCGGTATGGCGGTCGATGCCAACGTGCTCATCTTCGAGCGCATGCGCGAGGAATCCGCGGCAGGCAAATCCATCCGGGGCGCGCTGGCTGCGGGCTACGACAAAGCGTTTGGCACGATTCTCGATTCCAACCTGACCACGCTGATTTCTGCCATCATCTTGATCGCCCTTGGCTCCGGTCCGGTCAAAGGCTTTGGCGTCACCTTGACCATCGGCATCGCGGTCAGCATGTTTACCGCGCTGGTCGTGACGCGTCTCATCTTCGATTGGTTGCTCTCCAAAGGCTGGCTGAAATCCGTCCCGATGCTCCAGTTCGTCAAACAGACGCACTTTGATTTCTTGAAATGGGCCAAACCCGCTTTCATCGCTTCCTGGCTGTTGATCGCCGTGGGCATGGGCTCGGGCATTTACCGGGGACGCGACACGCTGGGGGTGGATTTCGCGGGCGGCGACCGGGTGACATTGTCGTTTGCCCAGAAGATTGAAGTGGAACAAATCCGCGGCGCCTTGAGCAAAGCCGGGATCAGCGAATCATTCATCCAGTATCAAAAGGATTTGTCCGGCCTCGAAGCCAGCGAGGTCGTCCAAATCACCACGCCCTTCGGAAAGGGAACGAATGTCGTCGATGCGCTCAACCAGAATTTCAATGACGCGAAGTTTGTAAAGAAGGGCGATTACAATGTCGGCCCGACCGTCGGCGCGAAGATCCTTCAAACCGCGCTGATCTCAACCGTCCTGGCGTTGTTCGGAATTCTGGCTTACGTGGCCTTCCGCTATGAATACTCTTTCGCGTTGGGCGCGGTCTTCGCCATCATCCATGACGTGTTCATGACGACCGGGTGGTTTTGTTTGACCGGGCGCGAATTCAGCGCGCCTATGGTCGCGGCCATTCTGACCATCATCGGTTTCTCCATCAACGACACCATCGTCATCTTCGACCGCATCCGCGAAGACTTGAAGCTGGGCATCCGCGGCACGTTCAAAGACGTGATCAACACGGCGGTCAACCAGACGCTGAGCCGGACGATCATCACCTCGGGAACGGTGCTTCTGGCTACGCTCTCACTCTATATCTTCGGCGGACCGGTCATCAATGATTTCGCTTTCACCTTCCTGGTGGGCATCCTGACGGGCACTTACTCGACGATCTACATTGCCAGCGCCTTCGTCCTCTGGTGGCACAAGGGAGAGCGTCCCACCATCGGCCCTGGCTCGCAGGTGGCCCTCGACGACACGACAGTGACCGCTCGGGCGTGA
- the yajC gene encoding preprotein translocase subunit YajC — MNLDALRALLAMGMPPPADGKQRNPAGDMVYSMGLLVIFGLMFYVVLIRPQQKKAREHAELMKALRPGDKILTSGGILGVVISVKDKSVSIRSADTKLEILKSAVSEITEKAASSSEA; from the coding sequence ATGAATCTTGACGCGCTGCGGGCTCTGCTCGCCATGGGAATGCCGCCTCCGGCCGACGGGAAACAACGCAACCCGGCGGGAGATATGGTGTACTCCATGGGCCTGCTGGTCATTTTCGGGCTGATGTTCTACGTGGTCCTGATTCGTCCCCAGCAGAAGAAAGCCCGAGAACATGCCGAATTGATGAAAGCGCTGCGCCCCGGCGACAAGATCCTGACCAGCGGCGGCATCCTCGGCGTCGTCATCAGCGTCAAAGACAAAAGCGTCTCGATCCGCTCCGCCGACACCAAATTGGAGATTCTGAAAAGCGCAGTCTCCGAGATTACCGAGAAAGCCGCCAGTTCCTCCGAGGCCTAA
- the folE gene encoding GTP cyclohydrolase I FolE, translating into MSDPKHEELMRLVHRQLELIGEDPDRDGLKRTPLRVARAWEFLTQGYGKDPKAILNGALFAAKSDEMVIVKDIDFYSLCEHHLLPFFGKCHIAYLPTDRVIGLSKLPRLVEVFARRLQVQERMTHEIAATIEELIQPQGVGVIVEGQHLCMMMRGVEKQNSCAITSAMLGRFRDDARTRGEFLDLIRHRRSGP; encoded by the coding sequence ATGAGTGATCCGAAGCACGAAGAACTAATGCGCCTGGTCCACCGGCAGCTTGAACTGATCGGGGAAGACCCGGATCGGGATGGGCTCAAGCGCACGCCATTGCGCGTCGCCAGAGCCTGGGAATTCCTGACGCAAGGCTATGGCAAAGATCCGAAAGCCATCTTGAACGGCGCGCTGTTCGCGGCCAAGTCCGACGAAATGGTCATCGTCAAGGACATCGATTTCTACAGCCTGTGCGAGCATCACCTGCTCCCTTTCTTCGGCAAATGCCACATTGCGTATTTGCCCACGGACCGGGTCATTGGACTCTCCAAACTCCCGCGCCTGGTGGAGGTGTTCGCCCGCCGTTTGCAGGTGCAGGAACGGATGACCCATGAAATCGCGGCGACGATCGAGGAATTGATCCAACCCCAAGGCGTCGGCGTGATCGTGGAAGGACAGCACCTCTGCATGATGATGCGCGGAGTCGAGAAACAAAACTCCTGCGCCATCACTTCGGCCATGCTCGGCCGCTTCCGGGACGACGCCCGGACGCGCGGGGAATTCCTGGACTTGATTCGCCACCGACGAAGCGGGCCGTGA
- a CDS encoding DUF47 family protein, whose translation MFSLQRLLGKEDKFFDLLEASAEQARASVQALIQFAKSAHQTGTLDAFIQSRRKDKRITAEISEALCTTFVTALEREDIEALSNALYKIPKTVEKIGERMLIAPQHLRGEDFSRHGPMMQEATETVLAMIKGLRRGMNLEQVKDQNELLQRIEGDADKLILELYKDLYSGKHDPLKVIIMKDLYELLEKVVDRCRDAGNVISQIVMKNS comes from the coding sequence ATGTTCTCACTACAGCGACTCCTCGGAAAAGAAGACAAGTTCTTTGACCTCCTCGAAGCCAGCGCGGAGCAGGCCCGGGCCAGCGTGCAGGCGCTGATCCAATTCGCGAAAAGCGCGCATCAAACCGGGACCCTCGACGCCTTCATCCAGTCACGCCGCAAAGACAAACGGATCACCGCGGAAATCAGCGAAGCGTTGTGCACGACTTTCGTGACGGCTCTGGAACGCGAGGACATCGAGGCCCTTTCCAACGCGCTCTACAAAATTCCCAAGACGGTCGAGAAAATCGGCGAGCGGATGCTAATCGCCCCACAACACTTGCGCGGCGAAGATTTCTCCAGGCACGGGCCGATGATGCAGGAAGCGACGGAAACAGTGCTGGCCATGATCAAAGGTCTGCGCCGCGGCATGAACCTGGAGCAAGTGAAGGATCAAAACGAACTTCTCCAGCGCATCGAGGGCGACGCGGACAAACTGATCCTGGAGTTGTACAAAGACCTCTACAGCGGGAAGCACGATCCTTTGAAAGTCATCATCATGAAAGACCTTTACGAATTGCTGGAAAAAGTGGTGGATCGCTGCCGGGACGCAGGGAATGTGATTTCTCAGATCGTGATGAAGAATTCCTGA
- a CDS encoding inorganic phosphate transporter: MTLILTVILVALIFEYINGFHDTANSIATVVGTKVLSPRQAVVLAAVTNLFGALAGTAVATTIGKGLVDTQYVTSAVIVCGLVGGIIWNLITWWFGLPSSSTHALIGGLLGATLAAAHNNWSVIIWSTPDPAKPWYAWGGLLYKVILPMFTSPLLGFVVGVLLIALLYGCLRTVKPLIVNQVFGKLQLLSAGYMGFSHGSNDAQKTMGIIALALFSATKAGEFKDLPAWLSFLQTPTFEIAVWVKIVCALTMAAGTAAGGWRIIKTLGHKMVRLQPVHGFAAETTAATVLMTAAHFGMPVSTTHAISTSIMGVGTAKNPNALRWELVERIIWTWILTIPATGGIAYLLVRAARLAGWVG; encoded by the coding sequence ATGACGCTCATCCTCACCGTCATCCTGGTCGCGCTGATTTTCGAATACATCAACGGTTTCCACGACACGGCGAATTCCATCGCGACCGTGGTCGGAACGAAAGTGCTGAGCCCCCGCCAGGCGGTCGTGCTTGCCGCGGTGACCAATCTGTTTGGCGCCCTGGCCGGAACGGCGGTGGCGACCACGATTGGCAAAGGTCTGGTGGACACGCAATATGTGACCAGCGCGGTCATTGTGTGCGGTTTGGTGGGAGGCATTATTTGGAACCTGATCACCTGGTGGTTCGGCCTCCCGTCGAGTTCCACGCACGCGCTCATCGGCGGGTTGTTGGGAGCGACCCTGGCGGCTGCCCACAACAACTGGAGCGTGATCATCTGGTCCACGCCCGATCCCGCCAAGCCGTGGTATGCCTGGGGCGGATTACTCTACAAGGTCATCCTGCCGATGTTTACGTCGCCTCTGCTCGGGTTCGTCGTCGGCGTGCTCTTGATAGCGCTCCTTTACGGCTGCCTGCGGACCGTGAAACCGCTCATCGTCAATCAAGTTTTTGGCAAGCTCCAGCTCTTGAGCGCCGGCTACATGGGCTTCAGCCACGGGAGCAACGACGCGCAAAAGACGATGGGCATCATCGCCCTGGCCTTGTTTTCGGCGACGAAAGCCGGGGAATTCAAGGATTTGCCGGCCTGGCTGAGTTTTCTGCAGACCCCCACCTTTGAAATTGCGGTCTGGGTCAAAATCGTTTGCGCCTTGACCATGGCCGCCGGGACGGCAGCGGGCGGTTGGAGAATAATCAAGACCCTCGGCCACAAAATGGTCCGGCTCCAACCCGTGCATGGATTCGCCGCCGAAACGACGGCGGCCACCGTGCTCATGACGGCGGCGCATTTCGGCATGCCGGTCTCCACCACGCACGCCATCTCGACGTCGATCATGGGCGTGGGCACGGCGAAAAACCCAAATGCGCTCCGCTGGGAGTTGGTAGAAAGGATTATCTGGACCTGGATACTGACCATCCCGGCGACCGGGGGCATCGCGTATCTGCTCGTTCGGGCGGCTCGGCTCGCCGGTTGGGTCGGGTGA